The following coding sequences lie in one Lolium perenne isolate Kyuss_39 chromosome 2, Kyuss_2.0, whole genome shotgun sequence genomic window:
- the LOC127337222 gene encoding uncharacterized protein — protein MESVSPRRLFPGSRVSSRSTAGFCRGFQARLPGGALPVQLFDRRGEGEQCVPFGCDSIYHGDERILQEALKALAEEDQGREGPQQAQASPSAFSVFMSGLGNTTRRSIPTISWSLVRKASGEN, from the exons ATGGAATCTGTGTCTCCGCGGCGGCTATTTCCCGGATCCAGAGTGAGCTCAAGATCAACAGCAGGTTTCTGCAGAGGTTTCCAAGCCCGGCTTCCTGGAGGAGCTCTCCCTGTGCAGCTGTTCGACCGGAGAGGAGAAGGGGAGCAGTGTGTACCGTTCGGGTGCGATTCAATCTATCATGGAGACGAGCGCATCCTCCAGGAAGCCCTGAAG GCTCTCGCTGAAGAAGACCAAGGCCGAGAAGGACCCCAACAAGCCCAAGCATCCCCGAGCGCCTTCTCCGTTTTCAT GAGTGGTTTAGGAAATACTACAAGGCGAAGCATCCCAACAATAAGCTGGTCTCTA GTCCGCAAGGCCAGTGGTGAGAATTGA